The DNA window CGACCTCGTCCTGCGCGTTCCCAACGACGGCAAGTCGAAGTCGGTTCGAGCCCTGCTCGACCTGCTCGACACCCATTCCCTCAAGGTCGAGGAGTTCTCGGTACACACCCCGGATCTCGACGACGTCTTCCTGGCCCTCACCGGCCGTACCAGCGCAGAGGTGGCAGCACGATGAGCACCGCGACAGCCATGTTGGGCCGCACGTTCAAGCACACGATCCGTTACCCGTTCACCCTGTTCAACGGGGTCCTGATGCCGGTCATCATGCTGCTGTTGTTCACGTTCGTCGTCGGCGGCGCGTTCGACATCCCCGGCAACTACATCGACTACATCACCCCCGGGATGATCGTCCTGACGATCAGCTACGGGCTGAGCGCGACCGCGTTGGCGGTCAACAACGACATGACGAAGGGGATCATCAACCGGTTCAAGGTGATGGACGTCTCCCGCAGCGCGATCCTCAGCGCCCACGTCGTGTCGAGCATGTTCCGCAGCCTGATCGGCATCGCGGTCCTCGTCGGGGTGGCGTTCGTCGCGGGGTTCCGGCCGGCGGCTGGCCCTGTGGAGTGGCTCGGCGTCGCCGGTCTCGTCGTGCTGGTGACGTTCGCGACCAGCTGGTTCACCGTCGCGCTGGGGCTGTTCGCGAAGACCCCGGAGTCGGCGGGCATGGTGACCGTTCCGCTGATCATGCTGCCGTTCCTGAGCAGCGCGATCGTCCCGTCCGGCACGATGGGCGCGGGGATCAAGCAGTTCGCCGAGTACCAGCCGTTCACGCCGATCAACGAGGCCGTACGCGGGCTGCTGAACGGCGAGCTCAACACCAGCAGCACGCTCGTGGCCATCGCCTGGTGCGTCGGTATCGCCCTGGTCGGCTACCTGTGGTCGCTGTCCACCTTCCAGAAGCGAGCCTGAGCCTCACGTCGCGAGCGTGGCCTCGATCAGGTCGGACCAGCTCGTGCCCGTACTCTCCCGCGTCACCTCGGCGAACCGTTCCTCGCCGAGGTGACGTCGTACGTCCTGCTCGAGCCTGGTCTCGTCCGGGTTGGTGCGGTCCGGCGTTCCCCGGGCTTGGATGCCGGCGGCGAGCAACCGTGCCGCCTGCTCGTACTGGTCGAGCCGCACGGCGAGGTCCGCGGTGCCGACCATGATCTGGGCGACGACCTGGGGGGCTTCTGCCTCCGACGCCGCCTGCCAGGCGGCCACCCGGTGGGTGCGGGACTCCCGGAGATCGTCGGCCAGGTAGCCGAGCGTGTCGTGGATCTGGGCGCGGACGTACGCGCGTTCGGCGACATCGCCCAGGTGCATGGTCGCGCGGCCGAGCTGGTGGCGGGCCTCCTCCTTGTCACCGCGGAGACGTGCGAGGGTCGCACTGGCCAGCGCCAGGTCGACCAGGGCGTACGGCCAGGTGACGCCGTCGGCGCTCCGTACGGCGTCGGCCATGGCTTCC is part of the Tenggerimyces flavus genome and encodes:
- a CDS encoding ABC transporter permease, giving the protein MSTATAMLGRTFKHTIRYPFTLFNGVLMPVIMLLLFTFVVGGAFDIPGNYIDYITPGMIVLTISYGLSATALAVNNDMTKGIINRFKVMDVSRSAILSAHVVSSMFRSLIGIAVLVGVAFVAGFRPAAGPVEWLGVAGLVVLVTFATSWFTVALGLFAKTPESAGMVTVPLIMLPFLSSAIVPSGTMGAGIKQFAEYQPFTPINEAVRGLLNGELNTSSTLVAIAWCVGIALVGYLWSLSTFQKRA